The genomic window CCGCCGCGTCGCAGAAGAACTCGCTGCGCTGGCGGCGGCGAACGGCGCGCCCACGGTGACGGGGGCGGCGATCGCGCTGCCCGGGCCGGTGTCGGCGGAGACGGGTCGGCTCGTCGCGCCGTCGCGCATGCCCGGCTGGCACGACGTCGACGTCGCGGCCCTTCTGTCCGACGTCCTCGGGGTGCCCGCCCTCGCCAGCAACGACGCCAACTGCATGGCGGTCGGCGAGCTCGTCGGGGGCGATCCCGAGGCCCTCAACCAGGTGTTCATCAAGGCCGGATCCGGGATCGGGTCGGGCGTCGTCGCGGACGGACGGCTCTACACGGGCCGGAGCGGGGCCGCTGGTGACATCAGCCACGTCACCGTGCCCGGTGCGGCGCCGGTGCCCTGCTCGTGCGGGCGCGTCGGCTGCCTTGACGCCGTGGCGAGCGGGTCGGCCCTCACCCGCGCGGCCCAGGAGGCCGGACGCGACGTCTCCGACGTCGAGACGGTGATCGATCTCGCCCGAAACGGGGACGCGCTCGCCACCGGCCTGCTCCGTGAAGCGGGGAGCATGACCGGCGGTGTTCTTGCCACGATCGTCAACTTCTTCACCCCCGACCGTCTCGTCGTCGGCGGCTCGCTGAGCGCGTCCGACGTCTTCATCGCCGCGATCAAGTCGAAGCTGTGGGCCGACTGCCTGCCGATGGCGACGGAGAAGCTCGAGGTCGCCGTGCCGCGTCACCCGCGCACGGGCGGCATCCTCGGGGCTGCGCGCCTGTTCCTCGACGCGGCCTTCGGGCCGGAGTCCGCTCGTTCGGCCCTGCGGGTCTCGGCTCGCGCCTAGCCCGCGGGGCCCGCTCGGGCGCGGCGGTGGGCCCTTCCTGCAGCGGGCCCACCGCCCCTGCTGATCCTCAGCGGGTCGGAACCACGTCCCAATGTTCTCGGATCAGACCGCCGTCGACGCGGAACAGGTCGGCCGCCAGGAGCGGGTCGTCGGGCCCATCGCCCACCGCCTGCGAGAACGTCCAGACGATGTCGCCGTCCGACAGCGAGATGACCGACTGCTGCGCCGGGAACTGGGCACCGCTGCCGAAGAGCTGCTTCAGCGCGGCCGTCCCGTTCGGGGCGATGGAGTTGTGCTGCAGGTACGCGGGGTCGAATGCCCGGTCGAGAATCGTCACGTCCTTGTCGCGGAACAGCGTGTTGTAGGCCGAGACGGCGAAGACGCGGTTCTTCTCCTCCTGCTGCTCGGTCGGGGGCGGGGTGGGCTGCGACGGACGGTACAGGTCGCTGAACATCGTGTTCGTGTTGCCGCTGGCCGGGGTTCCGGTCGGGATCGCCTGGTCGAGCGACCAGTGTTCGACGATCTTGCCGTCCTGCAGGCGGAACAGATCGACGGCCGCGTCGCCGCGGCGCTCATCACTCGGGTCGGGGGCGATCTGCCAGTGCACCGCGACCAGGTCTCCGTCGGACGCGAGGTGCTTGATCACGGCCTGAGCGCCGGGGAGGCGTTCCCGGTCGGCCGCGAACTGGGCGAGGAGCCCCTGCGGGCCCGATGCCGTTCCGCTGCCGTGGGCGATGGCATCCGGAGCCACGATCTGACCCGCGATCGCCTGCGCGAACGGGCTGTCGGGATCGGCGAACGCCGTGGCGAAGAGCGTGCGGACGAGGCAGGCGTTGAACTCCTCGGCGCCGACGTTCTGCCGGTCGCCGGAGGGGGCCGTGGACGCGGGGGCTCCGGTCGGCGAAGCGCTGGCGGGCGCGGCGCCGACGAGAACGCCGATGAGGGCTGCCCCGGCGACGAGAGCGGACGCGCGGGTGATTCGGGGGGTGAAGGGGGGCATGGTGTTCTCCTACGCAGTGCGGATCTTCGAGTCACCGTTCCGTCGACTCGTGGTCCTCTCGGCGACGGTGACCGGTGGAGACACGAGCACGCGATCGGCGGCTCGTGGAGTACCGGCAGGATCGCAAGATCCCGTCGCGCGCACACGTACGCACCTGACCGTTAGGTACTGACCCCGAGGTCGGATTCGTGGCGACGGCGGTCGACGCTGGGCGGATTCATAAGCCCGCCGGCCGCTCAGGCGTCGCGCAGATCGCGGTCCGACGCCACCCGTTCGGCCGCGCGGCTGCCGACGATGCCGCCCACGACGAGTCCGGCGATGATGACCACCGCGGTCAGGGCGGGATCGGCGTCCGACAGAGCCGGAACCGCCAGCGGCAGGACTGCGACGCCGACCGCCACGAGAGCGAACACGGCATAGGGGAGCACCGCGGCGCGGTGCCCGGCCCGCCACGCGGCGTCGCTCTGCTGGATGGCGGGAAGCCGGATGCCGACTCCCCAGCCCCTCGGGATGACCCCGCGCCCGCACAGGGCGAGGATGGGGATGAAAGCGAGACCGACGACGGCGAGGATGATCGCCCCTGTGCTCATGGCGAGAGGATACGCCCGACATACGCTCGACGTCGTACGCTCCACGTGATGTCCTCGTCAGATCGCGCCCCGCGGCTTCCACGTGTGTTCCGGGAACGCCGGGGCCTGCTGGTGGCGATCGTGGTGCTCGTCATCGCGGTCGTCGCGGGGGCGAGTCTCACCAGCGCCAAAGATCACGCGGTGCGCGATTCCGTCGCTCCCGTCGAGTGGCGCGGGGCCGTGGACGGAGCCGCGCCCGGGAGCGAGATGCGCATCCGGCTGCAGCGAGACGGTACGGCGGAGGTCATCGATGCCCCGCGCGGAGACGTGACGCGTCAGGACCGCGACGAGGCGCGGCAGAACCGCAACGGCCGCCGGCACCTCTGCTTCGCGCCCGCGGGGACGGGCGTCTACAC from Microbacterium testaceum includes these protein-coding regions:
- a CDS encoding ROK family transcriptional regulator, which translates into the protein MKPLHAALPTYSPQTLAVLTPLRTGAARSRAELAAYTGLSPSTVTARVDPLIAAGVIVEDGTDDSRGGRRPRRLAVRGDLGTVASVDLGVERSTIGLVDYAGSSLAHRHLVLDLAEGPDAVLRRVAEELAALAAANGAPTVTGAAIALPGPVSAETGRLVAPSRMPGWHDVDVAALLSDVLGVPALASNDANCMAVGELVGGDPEALNQVFIKAGSGIGSGVVADGRLYTGRSGAAGDISHVTVPGAAPVPCSCGRVGCLDAVASGSALTRAAQEAGRDVSDVETVIDLARNGDALATGLLREAGSMTGGVLATIVNFFTPDRLVVGGSLSASDVFIAAIKSKLWADCLPMATEKLEVAVPRHPRTGGILGAARLFLDAAFGPESARSALRVSARA
- a CDS encoding SdpI family protein, translated to MSTGAIILAVVGLAFIPILALCGRGVIPRGWGVGIRLPAIQQSDAAWRAGHRAAVLPYAVFALVAVGVAVLPLAVPALSDADPALTAVVIIAGLVVGGIVGSRAAERVASDRDLRDA
- a CDS encoding nuclear transport factor 2 family protein, with the translated sequence MPPFTPRITRASALVAGAALIGVLVGAAPASASPTGAPASTAPSGDRQNVGAEEFNACLVRTLFATAFADPDSPFAQAIAGQIVAPDAIAHGSGTASGPQGLLAQFAADRERLPGAQAVIKHLASDGDLVAVHWQIAPDPSDERRGDAAVDLFRLQDGKIVEHWSLDQAIPTGTPASGNTNTMFSDLYRPSQPTPPPTEQQEEKNRVFAVSAYNTLFRDKDVTILDRAFDPAYLQHNSIAPNGTAALKQLFGSGAQFPAQQSVISLSDGDIVWTFSQAVGDGPDDPLLAADLFRVDGGLIREHWDVVPTR